The bacterium region GATTGCCCGCGTGTCGAAGGAATTGTGAGCCGCGGTGGATCGATTCATGCGCATTGGATTCGATTTAATCAACAGGAGAATCCGCTTTATGAACAGTTTGACCGGTTGCTGGAAATATGCCTGAAGTACGACATGACGCTGAGTCTGGGGGACGGTCTTCGTCCGGGAGCGATCGAAGATGCAACCGATCGGCCTCAACTACAAGAACTCATCATCATCGGACAGTTGCAGAGGCGAGCGCATCAAGCGGGTGTGCAGGCTATGATTGAGGGTCCTGGACATGTTCCACTCGATCAAATTGCGGAAAACATGAGGATTGAAAAGAAGCTTTGTAGCGGTGCGCCTTTCTATGTTTTGGGTCCGCTTCCCATCGATATTGGCGCAGGCTATGACCACATCGTCGGAGCTATTGGAGGCGCGGTTGCGTCGGCTTCCGGTGCGGACATGCTCTGCTATGTGACTCCGGCGGAACACCTGCGTTTGCCAACAATAGAGGATGTTCGGGACGGAATCATAGCCTTTAAGATTGCGGCATCCTGTGGAGACATTTCGAAAGGAGTGAATGGCGCTCGGGAACGCAATTTTGAAATGTCACGTGCTAGAAAACTTTTGGATTGGGAAGGGATGTACAGGTTGGCTCTGTATGGAGACAAAGCCAGGCAGATGCGTAAAGACAGTGAGGATTATGAATCCTCAGTTTGCACGATGTGCGGTACTCTGTGCGCCGTGAATATTGATAATGCTACGATTCGGCAAACGGGACGAACCGAATTGTTGCAAATTGGCAGCATCATCAGTTAGTTTTCTTTAACATTCCAGAAGGCCCGGCCGAATCTTCAAGTGTTCCAGGTAATGTTACTCACTTGGCTCATGATCCCGAATACTTCCCCCCTGTGTGTGAGATGCTGTTTACCGGGCCGATCCGCAGTTAAGAGCAGCGAAAGCCTTTTGGGCATTAGCGACGCAAATCGTGCAACCGGACGCTGAGCCAAGTGTTGCATTGACAAGAATCGCATTGCACTGCTGAACCGTGCTTCTGGGAGTGGCACCCGGCGTTCCGGACAAATTAGCGACTGTGTTATCAATCTCCTTTTCCAGTTGAGAGATTTGCGCGAGAAAATTCTTCAACACAGCGTTTTCTCCGCCGAGTCGCGCAATCGAAGGGTTGAAAAAAGGTCCTGGATCGATTGCAGAGTCGAATGCGGCTGAATCGACACTTTCTCCCGCGATCGCTGCTAGCGCTTGTTCCACTGCACGTTTCGCATCAGGAAGGCGCCTCTTTACATCCGTAGCCGTCGTTTGTAATGCTGTGATTTGCTGCGGAGTTAGACGGATACCCGAAATTCTTGTAAAATCCGTTATCTGCTGGCCAAACGCGGCAATCACCAGCGCAAATTGATCTACCGGATTTGCACTCGTCAATAGCTTCCGTGACAATTCCGGGGCTAGGGCTGCAAAAACCTGAAACGAAAACGCAAACATGAGAACTAACGCCAATGCCTGAAACCGTTTCTTCTTCATGACAACCTCCTTGCAACAATATTGCTGGTGTGTCACATGGGGACAGCGGAAAAAGTTCAAGCCTCAGAAAGTAAGCGTATAAAGTCCCCTAGATTAGCCTCATTAAAGACCCAAAACAGGTTACCGTGTAAAAGCTTGTAGATTGGCGCACTTTTCTATGTTTTAGGACTTCCGATTAAGAGCGGCGCAGGTTATGATCACAGTCTCTGCGGTGAAAATATGAAGGTTTTGCGAGGGGAAAAACAGCAGGAGTATATTCTCGAGTTTTCCAGCGAGGAGGAATTTGAGAATTTTCTGCAGCAAACAGATCAGGAAGGAGAGTTTCTGATTCCAGAGTCGAGAATTCCAAAAGACGCGGTCTTTCGGGCGACGGCAACCGGCAGCCTCCGGTCGCGGCGAATCAAACCACTGAAAATTGTCAATGAAGGGGATGAGTCCCGCGCGATCATAATGGAAAAGACGGAAAAGGCAGAAGCACCGCCGCCGTCGCAGGAGCCGGCCGAATCTTCAGAGGAAAAACGGGAGCTTGCAAAAACCGTTGCGGAACAGATCCGCGCCATGACAGTTACCGAAAAATCGATGCTTGCGATGAGGGCGAATCTTGCAGAGCGGCGCGTGCTGATGCAAGATACGAATCCAAAGATCCAGGAATTCCTTTTGCGCAATCCTCGATTAACCGAACCGGAGCTTGCATTCCTTGCGAAGAATCCAATGTCCGCAATTCCCACGATTTTGACGATTATTCAACACAAAGAGTGGATGGGTACGGATGCGATTCGTCAGGGGATACTGACAAATCCCAAAACTCCACCGCAATACATTATGGATAAGATTCCTACACTCTCCGCGGGTGATCTCATCAAAATGCATCACGCCAAAAATTTGCGGGAAGACATCCGTGATGCTGTGGATCGACAAATGAAAAAACGGGGTATCCGCGTTCGTAAGATCGATTTTTGACCGCTGCAGCGCTACCTGCTCTTTTTTGACTTTCTCTTCACGGGTGAAATGGACTTTGTAATTGTTGCGCCCTGCATCAACTGACTTTTGTCTTTCACTTTTGCTAGTGAATTGCTGTATGCCTCTTTTATGAGTTTCTTGATGTATGTCTTTGGGAAATCCTTTTGGTTTTTGACCAGGATGTACCGGTACTGATTGCCCTGTCCCAACAGTAGTTTGTCGGGATCAGCAATTTCTGAGCCCCAGTAAAAACCAAAATGAACATTGTTGCTGCTTCTACCAACAGCAACGGAACAAAATGTGTGTCCAACCCTGTCCGTCGGCGACCATCCAAATGCAAGAGCGTTGTAATTGTCATAGATAAGTTCATTTGCATGGGGATACAGATCCCAAACAAATTCGCGTAGCCACAAGGAGATTTCTTGAATGTCCTTGTCAAATGGTTTCAGAAACTTTAAAAGGTCCTTTTTTTGTTCCTTGCTCATACTCTCTGCGCGGGCACTTATTATATACTCATCGATAGTTATCAAGGAGAGAAAGAAACGTTTGCTCTACATGATTATCGAACGATTTAAAACACCAGGCGCCATCGACGTTTACCGTCGGGCGAAGGATCAGGGCCGACTGATGCCCCAGGGGCTGGAGTATGTTTCTAGTTGGGTAGATTTTCATTTCACTCGATGTTTTCAACTCATGAAAACGGAAGATGAGAAGCTTCTGGATCAATGGATAAGCAACTGGACAGATCTTGTAGATTTTGAGATTATCCCCGTACAGACATCGGCTGAGGCAATGGACGCGATTAAATCGCGCATATGATTCTTGTGAGGTTGTTATGAGTGAACCTACGTTGCAAGCTCAAATCGATGGCGCGAAAGCGTATGAGACCCTAATGGTCCCAGCCCTCTTTGGTCAATGGGCGCCGATGGTCGTAAACATGGCGCAAATCCAACCTGGTCAACGAGTGTTGGACGTAGCATGCGGCACGGGAGTGTTAGCGCGGGAAGTCGCATCGCGAACAGGACCAGCCGGATACGTCGCCGGGCTGGATCCCACACCTGGAATGTTGGCGGTGGCCAAAGATCTTGCGCCTGCGGTCGACTGGCGGCAAGGTGCGGCCGAATCGATGCCCTTCCCGGATCAGTCTTTCGAAGTAGTGGTCAGCCAATTTGGGTTGATGTTTTTCATGGACCGCCCCCAGGCAATCCAGGAAATGCTCCGCGTGCTCGTTCCGGGAGGCCGTTTGGTCGTCGTGGTTTGGGACGCGCTCGACAATATACCAGCGTATGCCGCCGTGGTGACGCTTCTTGAACGGTGCGCTGGCACGCGGGCGGCTGATGCCTTACGTGCTCCATTCGTTCTTGGAGATCGGCAAAATCTTGCAGCGCTGTTTAAGGATGCTGGCGCTACTTCACTGAATATCACAACTCATCAGGGCACAGCCCAGTTTCCCGGCATTCGAGTGATGGTTGAAGCCGACCTCAGGGGATGGCTACCAGTGATGGGAGTGTTCCTGACCGAAGATGAAATTGGTCGCACTTTGCAAGAAGCTGAGCATGTTCTCCGCACTTACGTTACAGCCGAGGGCCGCGTCACTTTTGCGATACCAGCACATTTCGTGACGGCAACGAAGTCATCAACAAAGTAGTGCGGGCGTCCCGCCTGCAAAAGTAAGTGGACGAGACGTTCTCGCGACACAGACGAGACGTCCGCGCTACTTTGCTCAAGAAACGCGCAAGAGAAGAAAAAAACCTCCGGGAGTTTGGATGGGGGCGCTAAACTGTCCCGCCTTCAAAACAGACAGAGTTTTGGCGATTGCCGGGTCAATTTCAGAGGGACTCAATTCCAGAACCGGTTGTTGGGAGCGCGCGGAAGGATGAATGGAATAGTTTTGCGCCAGAACTTCCCATTTTTCTCCTTTTTGAAGCTTTTTGTAAATTACATCCGCGACTGCTTTTGTTTTCGTTTGAATCATTTGAAAACGCAGTAGGCCTGTTGCGCTCATTTTTGATTTTGCCAGCTCCAGATTTCGGAGATACGCCTCATTTCCAGGCGCGAGCCCTGCAGCCTTTTGAAATTCTTTGATCGAGTCATTGAGTCTGTTTGTGGCTCCATAGAGCATTCCGAGCTGATTATGCGCTTCTGAATCCTGTGGATCCCTCGCAACAATCTCAAGAAACTGCTGCATGGCAGCATCCGTGCGGCCAGTGTTCCTGTAGATGGCACCCAGCCGGAATCGCGATTCGAGATCGTCCGGGTGTTCCTTCAGCTCCTGAAGTAGGATTTTTTCCGCTGCGGGATAGTTCTTTTGTTTCTGATAAAACCAAGCAAGGGGCTGAACCAGTAAAGGACTATTCGGGGATACTGTCAGCCCTGCCAGTAATGCCTTTTCTGCTTCCTGTACTTTCCCTTGCGCTTCCCATGCTTCAGACAAGTCCTTGTAAGCTGTCAGGAAGTGGGGGAGCTTCCGCAGCGCCAGTTCCAGTTCCGTACGAGCTTTGTCGTACGATTTTAATCGTAGATAAGACCGGCCCAGATAGTAGTGAACTTCAAAGCTCGGAATGTTTCGTTTCCGAAGCGTCTCGAACTTTTCTGCAGCAATGCTGTAACGTTCTGCTTGAAAGGCCTCGATTCCTTCGCGGATGAGCTGATTGAACAGTCGGAAATCGGCGATCTTTTCTTTCGGGTCCTCAATTTTACCCGCCGGAGCCTGTTGCGTGGTTGGAACGCCGGCATATCCGAGACTTGCCAGTTTTTCCAGCGTTTCCGGATCGAGATCTTGCATCGATCCGGTCGACTGTGCCGGTTTGAGGGCTCCGGAATCGTGAAGGCGTTTTCGGAGGTCGCGGACTGGAGTTGCATCTTTGCTGTAAAGATTACGCGCTTCGGAAGGATCCCGCTGAAGGTCGTATAACTCCGGACGGGGCGCTTCGATGTATTTCCATTTCGACGACCGGATTCCAAGAAGGCGGCTCCAGCCAAAATGCAGCCAGGGCGTGAATGTTTCACAATAAGAATAAAGATCCGGCTCTGGTGTAGCGTTTGTGGAGAGCCACGGTTTTAAAGAAGTCCCCGAGATTTTTTTCGGCGCTGGAATGTTGAGGAGATCGAGAATGGTTGGAAAAAGATCAACGAGTCTGGTCTGGAATTCTATCTGTTTCGCTGCCGGCAACTTACCGGGCCATCGAATCAAGAGTGGAACGTGCAGCGTCGAATCGTAAATAAAAAAGGAGTGCGCATTTTCACCGTGGTCTCCCAGGCTTTCTCCGTGATCTGATGTCACAATCAGCAACGTATTCGGGCGAAGCAGTTTGAGTATCTTACCGACGATCGAATCGGAATAAGCCACTTCGCCATCGTACGGTCGTCCGGAGAAACGGTTTGCATAAGGATCCGGTGGCTCGTAAGGGAAGTGCGGATCGTAGAGATGAATCCATGCGAAGTAGGGTTTTGATTTTACGCCGGATTGCCAATCGGCAAATTCGTCGTAAATCTCACTGCCCGTTTTCTCAAGATTGAGCGCGAATTGTCCTGGCTGTTTTTGCGCATCAAACTTATCGGCGAAGAGATCGAACCCGCGCTGCAATCCGGATTGCGAATTCACAACAAAGGAAGCGACAAATGCTCCCGTGGCATACCCGTTGTTCCGAAGGAGTTCCGCCAGTACCGGAATTTTAGGATCGAGAGAGGGCGCAACGTTATCGTGAACGTTGTGCTCAAACGGATAGAGGCCGGTAAACATGCTTGTGTGCGAGGGGCGCGTCAAAGGCACATGGGAGATCGCATTTTTGAAAAGGATTCCTTCTTTGGCCAGCCGGTCCATTGCCGGCGTTTCTGCTTTGGTATATCCGTAGCAACCCACGCGGTCCGCCCGCAGAGTGTCGATCGTAATCAAGACGACATCGGATTGCGAAGCCGCGATGCCTGCAGAGGGGAGCACACAACAGAGCAGATAAAATATGGTACGGACACGAATGAACATCATCGTATAGTATAGCTAGATGATTCGACAGAGCACGTTACTTTTTGTTCTGTTCATGAATTGCAGTGTTGCAATTGCCGGATGGCACGTCGAAGGAAGTGTCGGCTTCGTTCATAATTTTTCAACGGAGCTAAAAATAGATGCTCTCGCCACCGACGCCGATTATGAAACGAGGTCCTTTGAACGGCCACTTTACTATTCGGTCCGGGTTGGTTCAGCCACTTGGGATGTTGAGTTGATTCATCAGAAGATCTATCTGAAGAACCCGGAAGGCGAGGTCCAGGCCTTTTCGATTTCGCATGGCTACAATCTTATCCTTTTGAATTACGCCCGGCGAATTGACGATTTCATTATTCGCGTGGGTGCAGGCGCAGTTCTGGCGCATCCGGAAATACGATTCCGTGAGAACTTCTTTGAGCCCGGTTACAATTTGACGGGACCTGCGTTTCAAGCATCCGTGCAAAAAAAGTTTCCTATTTCCGAAAGATTGTTTCTCAGCGCAGAAGGAAAGTTCACCGCAGCGCGCGCGCACTTTACAATCAACGAAATGAAAGTCAGCGCTCCGAATATTGCCCTGCATGCTTTATTTGGTTTCGGTCTGCAGCTGTGAAGATGAAACCAAAGCCGAAACAGGAAAGCGACCAGCCGCAGGTGGAGATTTCGTGCCCGCATTGTGGTGGCGTATCCCAATGGGATCTGCTGCAAACATTGAATCAGTGCACCTACTGCGGCTCTGTTCTGTCCTGGCCTAATCCGGAAGGAGAGCCCGATTATCTGGTTGCAGAAACGACCATCCACAAAGAAGCGGATCTGATTGAAGTGGTCGCGATGTACGATGCGATGCGCGAGGCGAGCCGCCGCAGAGGAAACATGAGACCGGGCAAGGGCGATTACGATCCGGAGATCTATTTTGACCTGGGGGCAGGGTTTACCGATACGGATATCTATGAAATCAAGCGGGAACGAATTCATCTGTTCCGGCTGTTAAAGTCTTTCCCGGTCTATGTTCCGTATCAGCTGATTTGCAGTCTCTTGAGTTTTCATGTGTTGGGACGAATCACAGGAGAGCATAAAGTTTTTCAATCCCTCTTTTTCTTATCAGAAGAAATCTTGCCTGGCTACACTGAGGAATGGAATTTTCGGGACAAAGGATTGCAAATCTCGAAACAGCGGTTGAAACCACTTTCTTCAGAGAAATGGAAGGGTACATTTCTCGCGACCGGCGCCATCACCAAAGAGATCGAGAAACTCACGCGGCAGTGGACGAGCCAGAGGAAAATATTTGAATCGGAAATTCAGCCGATCTGTTTTCAGGGGAAGGCAATCGAATCGCACCGCTGGTGGGTTTACCGTCCCTATTATTTTTTGAATGCTCAAACTCCACAAGGCAATGAGTGGTTTTTGATCGATGGTCAATTTGGAACCATCGCGGGGACACCGACCTCGCTGGAGGTGAGCAACCTCACCCGTGGGGGATGGAAAAAGCTGGATCTGCACTCCGTAAGGACGTGCAATATTCAGGTGATTCCTTTTCGATGCCCGAACTGCGGCTGGGACGTAAAACTCAAGAAAGGCATCTATCAAATCTGCGACAACTGCACGCGAGTTCTGGAAGTGGATGAAGGGGGACTTCGAGTTGTGCCTTATGCGACGTTGCCTCCGGAGAATTTACCCTGGTGGCCGAAACATCACCGGGGGCCGAAAGCATGGTTGCCCTTCTGGCGAGTCGAGCCCTATGCGCTCTTTGAAAAGAAAAAATATGACGATCTGTCGAAAGTGATGAGTCTTCTGGTTCCGATGATCAAACAAACATCCGAACAAAAGCAGTTATATATTCCGGCTTTTGATTGCTGGCCGATTGCGAAATATGATCGCTGGGCATTTGAATTCGGTGCTCAGCTCAGTCAAATAAAGGAAAAACCGAATGAATCGATTCTCCATGAAATGTTGTCTCGAAACGATTTTCTGGTTCCACCGGTGGTTTCACGGGGATTGCTTCCATCGCTTTTCCCGCAGATAGTGCCCTACTTTGCGTCGAGCGCAATTCAGGCGCGACTGAGTACGCTTTTGATCAACCGATTGGGACAGATGCATATGCTGATCAAGGATCATCAACTCGTTTTTGTTCCAGCGCCGTTGCTGGACTCCCGAGGAACGGATACAAGGCTCCAAGGCCCTCGGCAAGCGATCGAGTGGTTGCCGTTAAAGGAAGGCAGATGGCCACCCATTTTGTTTCGCACCGTCCGCCGGTGGAAGGCTCTTGGTGGTAAGGAAGAAAAGCAAAAGACACTGACGTCCCGTTCAAAATGGTTCACGTTAACAAAGTAGCGCAGGCGTCTCGCCTACGTCCGAAAATCACTTTTTCGCTTGGTTGCATGTTTTGCACATGTTTCGTATGCTAAATGCATGTCAAGAATGGTTCAGCTACGAAATGTACCGGAAACGCTGCATCGCAAGCTAAAAGCACGCGCAGCTTTATCGGGCATGTCACTTTCGGACTATTTACTACTGGAACTCAGACGACTTACGGATTACCCGACTTATGATGAGTTGAAAGAACGCTTGAATGAAAGAAGGCCGGTCCAGCCCGGCGTTTCTCCGGCCGAAGCCGTTCGCCGTGAACGGGACCGGTGATGGTGGTCGTTGATGCTTCTGTGATTCTGGAATTGCTGCTCTCCACACCCTCTTCGATAGAAATTCAAAAGCGTCTGTTCAGTCAAAGGGAGACTTTGCATGCGCCTCACCTTTTGGATCTGGAGGTTGTGCAGGTACTTCGCCGTTACGTAGGTTCCAGGGATATGTCTTCCGATCGCGCTCGTGAAGCGCTGTCAGATTTTTTAGACATTCCGATTCGACGCTATCCTCATGATTTGTTTTTGGACCGCATTTGGGAACTGCGATCCAACATGACTGCCTATGATGCAGCGTACGTTGTGCTTGCGGAGTTGCTGGAGACACAACTGATTACGCGAGATAAAAAGCTCGCGGGTGCGGCGGGACATCGTGCACAAATAGAACTCATTTAACTTGCAGGCGAGACGCCTGCGCTACTTTGATTACTGGCCTCTGGTATACCAGGTACCGCCGGGACCTGTGTAGCTGTCTCCCTCGCCCCAGACGAAGTGATTGCGGCCGGCAGCATCCACAGCGATTTCCAGATAGTCTCCGTATGGAAATTTGTATCCGTTGGCGGTCTTATACGGAGCACCGGTGGCGAGGTCCGACAAGCGGATTGCCGAGCTCCATGTAGCGCCGCCGTTAGTGCTTCTGCGATACCACGAATTCCAGGATGTGGTTGCGCCGTTTCGGTCATCTTGCCAGATCAACCGAAAATCTCCCGCTGAGTTGCCTGCTGAAAGCGCGGGGAATCCATTGTTGACGGATGCGCCGGGATCAGAGACTTCCTGTCTTGCGCCCCATGTATTTCCGTCATCCGTAGAATAGCGTGTGTACATTCGCTGCGCGCCGCCCACACTGTTTCCTGCGTTGTAGGCGAGCACGACTCGTCCGGTGCTATCCACCGCAATGCCTGCCGATGGTCCGAGAAAACCAAAATAACAGCCGTCTGCCCAGGAGCAGTCCGGCATTTCGCGCGAAGTATCAACCTGGACATGTGTCCAAGAGGCGCCACCATTCGTGGATCGCAAAATGCCGATATGCGTGTCGCCTGTATAATCCTGGCTGTAATCGGCTGTCGCAAAATATACCGTGCCGTTCGGAGCCACCGCGCCGGCGCTGTGAAACCAGTAACGCGTGTCACTGCTTGTCTTGACATTCGCAGACCATGTCTGGCCAAAATTATGAGAGCTTGCGACATAGCTGTCGCTGGAATTGAACGCCGCGTATACATCCCGGCCATCGCGGGAGATTGCCAGGATCGGCCGGTCGGACCAGTTCGGCTTTTTGTTTTTTCCTGTGAACGCGAAAGGAGTGGACCAGTTTGCTCCACGATTTGTGGATTTCGTAAACTTAACGCCGGGATTGAAGGCGTCCAACCAGAGGACAAAAATAGCTCCATCAGTGGCGACTTCAATTTGAGGATCATTCTGCGCTTTCTTTGTTATCGCAAGAAATTTGTCCGCACCCCAGCTCACACCATTATTGCTCGAGCTCCGGAAAACAATCACCGGAAATGGGCAGCCATTGCAAGCTGCCGGACCGGAATATCGCGTCGTCAATTGATAAACGAAATTGGAGCTTGGATCAGCAGCCACAGCGGGCTCCCAATCGTCTTCGCCACTCCAAACCCGTTCTGAATCAAAGCCG contains the following coding sequences:
- a CDS encoding glycoside hydrolase — protein: MLHSRLITVGRAILFLLIFVALVLNAPRNESGEGERKKVWSGKSYKAQTVVAAMPSAAAAPGFDSERVWSGEDDWEPAVAADPSSNFVYQLTTRYSGPAACNGCPFPVIVFRSSSNNGVSWGADKFLAITKKAQNDPQIEVATDGAIFVLWLDAFNPGVKFTKSTNRGANWSTPFAFTGKNKKPNWSDRPILAISRDGRDVYAAFNSSDSYVASSHNFGQTWSANVKTSSDTRYWFHSAGAVAPNGTVYFATADYSQDYTGDTHIGILRSTNGGASWTHVQVDTSREMPDCSWADGCYFGFLGPSAGIAVDSTGRVVLAYNAGNSVGGAQRMYTRYSTDDGNTWGARQEVSDPGASVNNGFPALSAGNSAGDFRLIWQDDRNGATTSWNSWYRRSTNGGATWSSAIRLSDLATGAPYKTANGYKFPYGDYLEIAVDAAGRNHFVWGEGDSYTGPGGTWYTRGQ
- a CDS encoding DUF3303 domain-containing protein, giving the protein MLYMIIERFKTPGAIDVYRRAKDQGRLMPQGLEYVSSWVDFHFTRCFQLMKTEDEKLLDQWISNWTDLVDFEIIPVQTSAEAMDAIKSRI
- a CDS encoding methyltransferase domain-containing protein, which translates into the protein MSEPTLQAQIDGAKAYETLMVPALFGQWAPMVVNMAQIQPGQRVLDVACGTGVLAREVASRTGPAGYVAGLDPTPGMLAVAKDLAPAVDWRQGAAESMPFPDQSFEVVVSQFGLMFFMDRPQAIQEMLRVLVPGGRLVVVVWDALDNIPAYAAVVTLLERCAGTRAADALRAPFVLGDRQNLAALFKDAGATSLNITTHQGTAQFPGIRVMVEADLRGWLPVMGVFLTEDEIGRTLQEAEHVLRTYVTAEGRVTFAIPAHFVTATKSSTK
- the thiC gene encoding phosphomethylpyrimidine synthase ThiC; the encoded protein is MPTQLTKAKEGIITDEMRMVAEDEGLQPEFVRDGVSAGTIVIPKNINHHFRPRGIGKGLKTKVNANIGHSSDHQDDAEELKKLQVVVDTLADAVMDLSTGDHLDEMRIQMIQNSPLMLGTVPIYAVARGASIIKWTPDELFAEIEKQGQQGVDYITVHCGVTRESVSRLEDCPRVEGIVSRGGSIHAHWIRFNQQENPLYEQFDRLLEICLKYDMTLSLGDGLRPGAIEDATDRPQLQELIIIGQLQRRAHQAGVQAMIEGPGHVPLDQIAENMRIEKKLCSGAPFYVLGPLPIDIGAGYDHIVGAIGGAVASASGADMLCYVTPAEHLRLPTIEDVRDGIIAFKIAASCGDISKGVNGARERNFEMSRARKLLDWEGMYRLALYGDKARQMRKDSEDYESSVCTMCGTLCAVNIDNATIRQTGRTELLQIGSIIS
- a CDS encoding tetratricopeptide repeat protein, with the protein product MMFIRVRTIFYLLCCVLPSAGIAASQSDVVLITIDTLRADRVGCYGYTKAETPAMDRLAKEGILFKNAISHVPLTRPSHTSMFTGLYPFEHNVHDNVAPSLDPKIPVLAELLRNNGYATGAFVASFVVNSQSGLQRGFDLFADKFDAQKQPGQFALNLEKTGSEIYDEFADWQSGVKSKPYFAWIHLYDPHFPYEPPDPYANRFSGRPYDGEVAYSDSIVGKILKLLRPNTLLIVTSDHGESLGDHGENAHSFFIYDSTLHVPLLIRWPGKLPAAKQIEFQTRLVDLFPTILDLLNIPAPKKISGTSLKPWLSTNATPEPDLYSYCETFTPWLHFGWSRLLGIRSSKWKYIEAPRPELYDLQRDPSEARNLYSKDATPVRDLRKRLHDSGALKPAQSTGSMQDLDPETLEKLASLGYAGVPTTQQAPAGKIEDPKEKIADFRLFNQLIREGIEAFQAERYSIAAEKFETLRKRNIPSFEVHYYLGRSYLRLKSYDKARTELELALRKLPHFLTAYKDLSEAWEAQGKVQEAEKALLAGLTVSPNSPLLVQPLAWFYQKQKNYPAAEKILLQELKEHPDDLESRFRLGAIYRNTGRTDAAMQQFLEIVARDPQDSEAHNQLGMLYGATNRLNDSIKEFQKAAGLAPGNEAYLRNLELAKSKMSATGLLRFQMIQTKTKAVADVIYKKLQKGEKWEVLAQNYSIHPSARSQQPVLELSPSEIDPAIAKTLSVLKAGQFSAPIQTPGGFFLLLRVS
- a CDS encoding type II toxin-antitoxin system VapC family toxin, whose product is MVVVDASVILELLLSTPSSIEIQKRLFSQRETLHAPHLLDLEVVQVLRRYVGSRDMSSDRAREALSDFLDIPIRRYPHDLFLDRIWELRSNMTAYDAAYVVLAELLETQLITRDKKLAGAAGHRAQIELI
- a CDS encoding DUF1801 domain-containing protein translates to MSKEQKKDLLKFLKPFDKDIQEISLWLREFVWDLYPHANELIYDNYNALAFGWSPTDRVGHTFCSVAVGRSSNNVHFGFYWGSEIADPDKLLLGQGNQYRYILVKNQKDFPKTYIKKLIKEAYSNSLAKVKDKSQLMQGATITKSISPVKRKSKKSR